The genomic stretch CAATCAAAATCCAAAAACCACTCCGCCTGAAATTACTTTCTGCGCAGACATGTTGTAATCCGCATGAATTTTTACAACGTAGAGATTCAGTGCAGCACCAATCGTAGTTCTAAAATGATTTTCACCCTTAAGATCAAATGCTACAGCCGTTGATTGGCTGCCATCCGTATATGTGTAGCTGATATTCAATGTTGATTTTTCCATACCTGCAGCTCCGTACAGAGTAAGCACACTGACAGAGTAACTTGCCTGAAGCCCTGCAAACGTAGCTGTTGCGTCAATTATATCTCCTACAGTAAATTTCTGATGATAATAGGCTGCTGCAATATCTACAAACATAAGAGGGAAATATTGGCTCAAATTGTGCCTGATTCCCCAACCGTAAAGTTTTATGTCGCCTATTTCATCGTCAATTTTGTATTTTACATAGCGCAGAGTAAAATCCGTACCAAGCAAAGATCCCACAGTAAGTTGAGGTACTGCAAGAGGGAAAAAGTCAGTATCCAATACACCTCCCGGGAGTTCAATACCATTTACTGTAACATTCTCCTCGTCACCGAAAATAGTGGGAAGGATTGTGCCGGCAGGAGGCTGCCACCCCATCTCAGGCTGAGGGGTGAAAGTTTTTTTATCAGCAGGGATGGGTGCATACATGGCTTTGATTCCAAAATCAATATGAAGGCCGAAAGTTTTAATTTTTGCCGAGTAGAAAAAACCGCTGTTCAGATTGGCACCAAAAGCATCTGCGAGAGGCTGAAGGTAAAGCTTTCCGTTAACAGATGTGTATTTTGATACATTGTTTTCGATATCCTGTGCCTGCAGGGCAAAGGCATTCATCATTAAAAACATGCATGACATAATTATGATATAACGTTTCATGGCCAATTCTCCGATTTGATTAATATGAAGTTATTAGAAATTGGCACATAATTTTGTATTTTGCAACAAAAAAGTAAAAAAATTCAGATAACAGTAATTTTTCCGTTTAATGTACCTTTGATAGTATTGTAGTTTTCAATGAAATTTAGCACTGCTTCAGGGATTGAATCCAAAATATCAGCAGCAGTCATCCCGCGCTGTCCGATCTTTTCCGCAGCGATATCTCCTGCCATTCCGTGAATAAATACACCTGCTTTAATGCTTTCCGGAATTTCCATTCCCTGGCCGAAAAGAGCTGCAATTGTGCCGGTCAGCACATCTCCTGATCCGGCAGTAGCCATGCCGTTGTTACCTGTTATGTTAATCCATATTTTATTATCAGGAGAACATATTAAGGAATGCGCCCCTTTAAGCACAACATAGGAGTTTGTCTTTTCTGCAAGATTTTTTACTGCACTGACAGGGTCGTTTTGAATGGTTTTGACGGAGAGACCTGTTAGCCTGCTTAATTCGCCTGCATGGGGAGTAAGAAGCGTCGGGCCTGAGCGTTTTTTAAGTATTGACAAATCATTCTTTAATGCAGTCAGGCCGTCGCCGTCAATTATCATAAATTTATTAATTCTTGCTGCAAGTTCACGTATAAGTATCTGCGTTTCATCATTCAAAGAAAGGCCGGGGCCCAAAACAACACAATCACTTATTCCCGCAGTTTCCTCAATTTTTAAGCGATTACTTTCACACATTGAACCTTCTGCATTTGCAGTCATGGGAACGAACACAACTTCAGGCGCCTGCTGAGCAATGTGGGGAATCATAAAATCAGGAGCTGCAAGTCGGACATATCCTGCTCCTGCCTTGTATGCTGATAAAGATGAAAACAGAGGTGCTCCGTAATAAGTTTTTGCTCCTGAAACAACAAGTATGTTTCCGAAACTGCCTTTGTGCCCCATTGGATTTCGTTCCGGAAGGAGGCCGGGGATGTTTACTTCGGTTTCAATTGAATCATCGTTATAAAGTTCAGGGGGAAAGGATATATGTGATACGTAGAGCCTGCCGGAAAAATCAAAACCCGGATACAGCATAGTGCCGTATTTAGGAAGTCCGAAAGTGACTGTAAAATCTGAAAGAACAGCCGAACCCATAATCTGTCCGGTGTCGCCGTTTATACCTGATGGAATGTCTACAGATACAACAGGCAGGCCGCTTCTGTTTATCCATTCGATTGTATCCCTGTAAAGGCCTTGTACATCTCTTTTAAGACCTGTACCGAAAATTGCGTCAACAATTACATCGCTTTGGCCTGCAATAGTGTTGAGATTGCTTTTATCTGAAAGAATGTGAATATCTATTCCGATTTTTTTTATTCGGTTAAGGTTGTCAAGGGCTGCACCTTTAAATTTATCTTCTCCTCCGAGGAGTACAATTTTAACATTTGCTCCATAAGACAGAAGTTTTCTGCCTACACCAAGTCCGTCTCCTCCGTTATTGCCTGTACCGCAGAAAATCGTAAAAGAGAGGCCTTTTATGCCGGTTTCTCTTTCTATAGCATTGCATACACTAATAGCAGCATTTTCCATTAATATTGGAGCCGGGATGGAGTATTTTTTAATTGCAGTTTTGTCCATGTTGACCATAGTTGTAACATTGCAAACTTTCATTATAGTAGCCTCTTTTAAAAATATAAGTTTTTTTGTCACATAATCTATAGTGTAAAATATGTTTCCTTGAGAAAAAAGCAAGGAATATGTTAAATTTTTCAGAATGCAGAAAAATGTTTGATTGGGCTAATATATTTATTATCTTTAAGCCCGTAATTTTTACGGTTGTGTTAACATGATAAAAGAAACATTCCCGCAGTATCTAAAGGAGGATTTATGCATTCAACCTATGCTCTTACGAATCCGCTGACGAAGATTCTGGATAAACCGAGGCTGGATTTTACCAGAGAAGACCTTTTAAAAGTAATTGAAGATAAACAGATAGAGCGGATTACTTTTCATTACACTGCCCTTGACGGTAAATTGAAAGAGCTAAAACTTCCCATAGCAAATAAGCGGCAGGCTGAAATCATACTCACAAACGGAGAAAGAGTTGACGGCTCTTCTCTGTTTCGGGGTATGGTAGATGTTTCCCTGTCAGATTTATATGTCGTTCCTGTTTACAGCACAGCTTTTCTGAATCCCTTTGATTCTTCAAGTCTTGATTTTATATGCAGATACCTTACAAAGGAGGGAGAGAGGGCTAATTTCACACTTGATAATATTCTGTACAATGCATACGAAATGTTTAAAGATAATACAGGCCTTGATTTTCATGTAATGGGTGAACTGGAGTTTTTCCTTTTACGCGACCCTGAGACAAAAATATACTCTGCCGAAGTGCAGAAGGGCTACCATTCTTCAACGCCATTTGTAAAGAGCGGCCAGGTACTCAATGAGATGGTTAGATATATTTCCCAGATTACGGAATCTATTAAATATGCTCATAGTGAAGTAGGATACGTAGAAAAAGTGAGAAGTGACCTTGATGAAATCAGAGGTAAACAGGGGGAGCAATTAGAAATCGAATTTTTACCGAGGCCTGTTGATGAAGCTGCGGACTGGCTTGTTCTGTCGAGATGGCTTATAAGAAATGTTTCGTACAGGTGCGGATGTGTGGCTACTTTTGCGCCAAAACTTGAAGAGGGTATAGCAGGAAACGGTTTTCATATACATACTGCACTTATGAAAAACGGTAAAAATATTATGCGTGACAGTTCCGGAGAGATTTCAAAAGAGGCAAGGAAACTCATCGGAGGTTTGTGCACTTATGCTGATTCTCTTACCGCTTTCGGGAATACGGTTTCATCTGCATATTTAAGGTTAGTTCCTGACCAGGAAGCTCCCACAAGAATCTGCTGGAGTGATCTTAACAGAAGCGCAATGATAAGAGTTCCTCTGGGATGGTCTCGTTTAAGAAATCTTGCAGATGTTATTAATCCCGGGAAAGTAAAAGAACTTGAGAATGTAGCCTCGCGCCAGACTGTAGAATTAAGAAGCCCTGATGGCAGTGCTCTTATACATCTTCTCCTTGCAGGGATTACAATGGCTGCAGAGTGGGGCCTAACGCACGAAGGAAGTGATGAGCTTGCTGAAAAGCTTTATGTTGTAGGAAATATTTTTAAAAACAAGAAGCTCTTAAAAAGCCTTCCGGCTCTTCCAACAAGCTGCGTTGAGTCTGCACGCAGGCTTTTGGAAAAAAGGGAACTGTACGAAAGAGACAATGTATTCACTTCTTCAAGTATTGATTATATTACAAATTTGTTGAAGAGTGAAAAAGATGAACATATGAATGAAACTCTCGCAGATATGCCGGCAGATGACAGACTGCATGAAACCAGAAAAATAATGCATAAGGATCTGCACCGCCATTAGGTAAAAAATGGAAACAGAAAAAGGCATCCGTCTGCCAACATTTGTCCTTGCAATTATTGCATGTTTGTTCTGGTCAACGGCTTTTGCAGGTGTGAAGATAGGGCTGCAGTTTATAAAACCCCTTGGATTCGCAGGGATAAGATTTATCATTGCAGGCCTTATTCTTCTG from bacterium encodes the following:
- a CDS encoding NAD(P)H-hydrate dehydratase; protein product: MKVCNVTTMVNMDKTAIKKYSIPAPILMENAAISVCNAIERETGIKGLSFTIFCGTGNNGGDGLGVGRKLLSYGANVKIVLLGGEDKFKGAALDNLNRIKKIGIDIHILSDKSNLNTIAGQSDVIVDAIFGTGLKRDVQGLYRDTIEWINRSGLPVVSVDIPSGINGDTGQIMGSAVLSDFTVTFGLPKYGTMLYPGFDFSGRLYVSHISFPPELYNDDSIETEVNIPGLLPERNPMGHKGSFGNILVVSGAKTYYGAPLFSSLSAYKAGAGYVRLAAPDFMIPHIAQQAPEVVFVPMTANAEGSMCESNRLKIEETAGISDCVVLGPGLSLNDETQILIRELAARINKFMIIDGDGLTALKNDLSILKKRSGPTLLTPHAGELSRLTGLSVKTIQNDPVSAVKNLAEKTNSYVVLKGAHSLICSPDNKIWINITGNNGMATAGSGDVLTGTIAALFGQGMEIPESIKAGVFIHGMAGDIAAEKIGQRGMTAADILDSIPEAVLNFIENYNTIKGTLNGKITVI
- a CDS encoding glutamine synthetase, which codes for MHSTYALTNPLTKILDKPRLDFTREDLLKVIEDKQIERITFHYTALDGKLKELKLPIANKRQAEIILTNGERVDGSSLFRGMVDVSLSDLYVVPVYSTAFLNPFDSSSLDFICRYLTKEGERANFTLDNILYNAYEMFKDNTGLDFHVMGELEFFLLRDPETKIYSAEVQKGYHSSTPFVKSGQVLNEMVRYISQITESIKYAHSEVGYVEKVRSDLDEIRGKQGEQLEIEFLPRPVDEAADWLVLSRWLIRNVSYRCGCVATFAPKLEEGIAGNGFHIHTALMKNGKNIMRDSSGEISKEARKLIGGLCTYADSLTAFGNTVSSAYLRLVPDQEAPTRICWSDLNRSAMIRVPLGWSRLRNLADVINPGKVKELENVASRQTVELRSPDGSALIHLLLAGITMAAEWGLTHEGSDELAEKLYVVGNIFKNKKLLKSLPALPTSCVESARRLLEKRELYERDNVFTSSSIDYITNLLKSEKDEHMNETLADMPADDRLHETRKIMHKDLHRH